A part of Candidatus Eremiobacteraceae bacterium genomic DNA contains:
- the pfp gene encoding diphosphate--fructose-6-phosphate 1-phosphotransferase yields MPTLGILVGGGPAPGINGVIGSAAIEAINEGCSVVGIYDGYRWLARGDATHAISLRIEDVSRIHWTGGSILRTARTNPAQDATTLSNCVAALRALNITHLLCIGGDDTTFGAAKIAEATGGSVHVATVPKTIDNDLPLPDNMPTFGFETARAVGAGIVETLMEDARTTLRWYLVISMGRKSGALALGITKAAGATVAIIPEQFKDAPLSIGLVADVIVGSMIKRAVSGAEHGVAVIAEGIAEGLNERDFAGMHDAPRDQYGHIRLSEIDVGAVLKQAVAARLKELRLEIDIVTKDVGYELRCAKPLPFDVEYTRTLGYGAVRYLLGGGSGAMVALRGGHVAPVPLQDMIDPDTGRIRVRLVDTTTEAYEVSRKYTIRLEPSDLEQPRLGPLASRVGLTPAEFRNRFAASTLVL; encoded by the coding sequence ATGCCCACACTTGGAATCTTGGTAGGCGGCGGCCCCGCGCCCGGCATCAACGGCGTCATCGGCTCGGCGGCGATCGAAGCCATCAATGAAGGCTGCAGCGTCGTCGGAATCTACGACGGCTACCGCTGGCTGGCGCGCGGCGACGCGACCCACGCAATATCGCTGCGCATCGAGGACGTGAGCCGCATCCACTGGACGGGCGGCTCGATACTCCGAACAGCTCGCACGAATCCAGCGCAGGACGCGACGACGCTTTCGAATTGCGTGGCCGCGCTTCGCGCGTTGAACATCACGCATCTGCTGTGCATCGGCGGCGACGACACGACGTTTGGAGCGGCGAAGATCGCTGAAGCGACGGGCGGCAGCGTGCACGTCGCGACGGTGCCGAAAACGATCGACAACGATCTGCCGTTGCCGGACAACATGCCCACGTTCGGCTTTGAAACCGCGCGCGCGGTGGGCGCCGGCATCGTCGAGACGCTGATGGAGGACGCGCGGACCACGCTCCGCTGGTATCTCGTGATCAGCATGGGCCGCAAATCGGGTGCGCTCGCGCTCGGCATCACAAAGGCCGCGGGCGCTACCGTCGCGATCATACCGGAACAGTTCAAGGATGCGCCCCTGTCGATAGGGCTCGTCGCCGATGTCATCGTCGGCAGCATGATCAAGCGCGCGGTTTCCGGCGCCGAGCACGGGGTCGCCGTGATCGCCGAAGGCATCGCCGAGGGGCTCAATGAGCGCGATTTCGCCGGAATGCACGATGCGCCGCGCGACCAGTACGGCCACATCCGGCTTTCCGAAATCGACGTCGGCGCCGTGTTGAAGCAGGCGGTCGCGGCTCGTCTCAAAGAGCTGCGTCTGGAGATCGATATCGTCACGAAGGACGTGGGCTACGAATTGCGCTGCGCGAAGCCGCTGCCTTTCGACGTGGAATATACTCGAACCTTAGGTTATGGCGCCGTTCGCTATCTGCTCGGCGGCGGTTCGGGCGCGATGGTCGCGTTGCGCGGTGGGCATGTGGCGCCCGTGCCGCTTCAGGATATGATAGACCCCGACACCGGCCGCATTCGCGTTCGCTTGGTCGACACGACGACAGAAGCGTACGAAGTGAGCCGCAAATATACCATTCGGTTAGAGCCATCGGATCTCGAGCAGCCGCGACTGGGCCCGCTCGCATCGAGAGTCGGTCTGACGCCGGCCGAATTCCGCAACCGTTTCGCTGCGTCGACCCTCGTACT
- a CDS encoding ATP-dependent Clp protease ATP-binding subunit yields the protein MSMWEPFTERARRSIVLAQEEAQRLGNNYIGTEHILLGIISEGESLAAKVLETLGVNLAKVRAEVEAIVGRGGQTVQQEMVFTPRAKRVIELAFEEARQLSHNYIGTEHLLLGLIREGEGVAARVLTNLGVDPAKVRVQTTSLLGAEQQTQAGQAKGKSKTPTLDAYGRDLTQLAREGKLDPVIGRATEIERVIQILSRRTKNNPALIGEPGVGKTAIAEGLAQRVITGDIPDLLRDKRVITLDLAGLVAGTKYRGEFEERMKRVMDEIRGAAGEIILFIDELHTLVGAGAAEGAIDASNIIKPALARGELQCIGATTLNEFRKHIEKDSALERRFQSVIVGEPSVDETIEILKGLRDRYEAHHRVKISDEALEAAARLSDRYITDRFLPDKAVDLMDEAASRVRLQATAMPPEIREVDAEIRKVKAEKEAVIKAQEFEKAAQVRDREEKLREKKRLMEAEWAEKRTGKGEAVNTVGPDEIAHIVSTWTRIPVSKLREEETKKLLHMEDALHKRIIGQDEAVKVVTRAIRRARAGLKSPKRPIGSFIFLGPTGVGKTELARTLAEFMFDDSESMIRIDMSEYMEKYAVSRLVGAPPGYVGYEEGGQLTEAVRRRPYSVVLLDEIEKAHPDVFNLLLQVLEDGRLTDSQGRAVDFKNTVIIMTSNVGSAGMQKTADIGFRSVKDEGSSTVRYERMKNKILEEVKHLFRPEFLNRIDEVVVFHSLDLPQIKEIVGLELAKVVKELENQHMTLEATDAARELLAKEGWDPAMGARPLRRAIQRFVEDPLSEELLRGTFKVGDHILFDAEDGKTVFRKSGEPLKPPALEPSQPETTGA from the coding sequence ATGTCCATGTGGGAACCATTCACCGAGCGTGCGAGGCGCAGCATCGTGCTTGCGCAAGAAGAAGCACAGCGTCTCGGCAACAACTACATCGGCACCGAGCACATACTGCTAGGCATCATCAGCGAGGGCGAAAGCCTCGCGGCCAAAGTATTGGAAACGCTCGGCGTCAACCTGGCAAAAGTGCGCGCCGAAGTCGAGGCCATCGTGGGCCGCGGCGGTCAGACCGTGCAGCAAGAGATGGTCTTCACGCCGCGCGCCAAACGCGTCATCGAGCTTGCTTTCGAAGAAGCCCGCCAGCTCAGCCATAACTACATCGGCACCGAGCATCTGTTGCTCGGCTTGATCCGCGAAGGCGAAGGCGTGGCCGCGCGCGTCCTCACCAACCTCGGTGTGGACCCGGCCAAAGTGCGCGTGCAGACCACGTCGCTGCTCGGCGCGGAACAGCAGACGCAAGCCGGTCAGGCCAAAGGGAAGAGCAAGACGCCGACGCTGGACGCGTACGGCCGCGACCTCACCCAGCTCGCGCGCGAAGGCAAATTGGATCCCGTCATCGGGCGCGCGACCGAAATCGAACGCGTCATCCAAATCCTGTCGCGGCGCACGAAGAACAATCCTGCGCTCATCGGCGAACCGGGCGTCGGCAAGACCGCCATCGCCGAAGGTTTAGCCCAACGCGTCATCACGGGCGACATCCCCGACCTGCTGCGCGACAAGCGCGTGATCACGCTCGATCTCGCCGGGCTCGTGGCCGGCACGAAATATCGCGGCGAATTCGAAGAGCGCATGAAGCGCGTCATGGATGAGATCCGCGGTGCGGCGGGCGAGATCATTCTGTTCATCGACGAACTGCACACGCTTGTGGGTGCCGGCGCCGCCGAAGGCGCCATCGACGCAAGCAACATCATCAAACCGGCGCTCGCGCGCGGCGAGCTGCAATGCATCGGCGCCACCACGCTCAACGAATTCCGCAAACATATCGAGAAGGACTCGGCGCTCGAACGCCGCTTCCAATCGGTCATCGTCGGAGAGCCGTCGGTGGACGAGACCATCGAAATTCTCAAAGGCCTGCGCGACCGCTACGAGGCGCATCATCGCGTCAAGATCAGCGACGAAGCGCTCGAGGCAGCCGCGCGTCTGTCGGACCGCTACATCACCGACCGCTTCTTGCCCGACAAAGCGGTAGATCTCATGGATGAAGCGGCGTCGCGCGTACGCCTGCAGGCCACGGCCATGCCGCCCGAGATCCGCGAAGTCGATGCCGAGATCCGCAAGGTAAAGGCGGAAAAAGAAGCCGTCATCAAAGCGCAAGAATTCGAAAAGGCCGCTCAGGTTCGCGACCGCGAAGAGAAGCTTCGCGAGAAGAAGCGGCTCATGGAAGCCGAGTGGGCCGAGAAGCGCACCGGCAAGGGCGAAGCCGTCAACACCGTTGGGCCCGACGAGATCGCGCACATCGTCTCCACGTGGACGCGCATCCCGGTCAGCAAGCTGCGCGAAGAAGAGACCAAGAAGCTCCTTCACATGGAAGATGCGCTGCACAAGCGCATCATCGGCCAGGACGAAGCGGTCAAAGTGGTCACGCGCGCGATTCGCCGCGCTCGTGCGGGATTGAAGAGTCCAAAGCGCCCGATCGGTTCGTTCATCTTCCTCGGCCCCACCGGCGTCGGCAAGACCGAGCTCGCGCGGACGCTCGCCGAGTTCATGTTCGACGATTCGGAATCCATGATCCGCATCGACATGTCGGAATACATGGAGAAGTACGCCGTCTCGCGTCTGGTCGGCGCGCCGCCCGGATACGTAGGATACGAAGAAGGCGGCCAGCTCACCGAAGCGGTGCGGCGCCGTCCGTACTCGGTCGTGCTGCTCGACGAGATCGAAAAAGCGCATCCCGACGTGTTCAATCTGCTGCTGCAGGTTCTCGAGGACGGGCGCTTGACCGACTCTCAAGGCCGGGCGGTCGACTTCAAGAACACCGTCATCATCATGACGAGCAATGTCGGTTCCGCGGGCATGCAGAAAACCGCCGACATCGGATTCCGTTCGGTCAAAGACGAGGGCTCGTCCACCGTCCGCTACGAGCGCATGAAGAACAAGATCCTCGAAGAGGTCAAGCATCTCTTCCGGCCCGAGTTCCTCAACCGCATCGATGAAGTGGTGGTCTTCCACTCGCTCGATCTGCCGCAGATCAAAGAGATCGTCGGTCTCGAACTTGCTAAGGTCGTCAAGGAGCTGGAAAATCAGCACATGACGCTCGAAGCCACCGATGCCGCGCGCGAACTGCTCGCGAAAGAGGGCTGGGACCCCGCTATGGGCGCGCGTCCGCTGCGGCGCGCCATCCAACGCTTCGTCGAGGATCCGCTATCCGAGGAGCTGCTTCGCGGCACGTTCAAGGTCGGCGATCACATCCTGTTCGATGCCGAGGACGGCAAGACGGTGTTCCGCAAGTCCGGCGAGCCGCTCAAGCCGCCGGCGCTTGAACCGTCGCAGCCCGAGACCACCGGGGCATAA
- the mptA gene encoding GTP cyclohydrolase MptA, producing MAGMQYREREVSASREMTANIHQVAIAVGSNLGDRQGNIASALARLRSYVDLTHVSSTYDTVPVGVGQQPEFLNLACVGTTTLSPLDLRAALEAVERFVGRRQNGRLGPRAIDLDLLLYDDLILNSDELSIPHPGMTERAFVLVPLAEIAPDLLHPVAGKRVADLASSVDASGVRRRSGGLLGRLRKDVQESRPAVALALNRAGVTGVRTLVTLGEGHGRQRTTIAVFDIFADLDALHSGVHMSRFSQDLEDALTELSVEDAHGVDELALALADRVVQSQRAERAEVFARAEVALPRVTPASGHPTHEFYTVVARAVAAPGHRRRLLGIEAEGITACPCAQAMVADDATDRLSKAGLDGEDIAKVLRIMPVATHNQRGRGTLYVGSDRTPDIASLVEIVEQSMSSETYDLLKRPDELFVVNKAHFAPRFVEDVVREMLRYAADAFTDVGDDGFVSARQVNYESIHKHDAMAESCSTFGELRRELSGESGVRHTTLEEWLYPK from the coding sequence ATGGCCGGAATGCAATATCGGGAACGCGAAGTTTCCGCATCGAGAGAGATGACTGCGAACATTCATCAGGTCGCGATCGCCGTCGGCTCCAATCTAGGAGACCGGCAAGGCAACATCGCGTCCGCGCTTGCCCGCTTGCGATCGTATGTCGATTTGACTCACGTCTCCTCGACGTACGATACGGTGCCCGTCGGCGTGGGGCAGCAGCCTGAGTTCCTGAATCTCGCATGTGTGGGCACGACCACACTTTCACCGCTCGACCTGCGCGCCGCGCTCGAAGCCGTCGAGCGATTCGTCGGCCGAAGACAAAACGGCCGGCTCGGGCCGCGCGCCATCGATCTCGATCTTCTTTTGTATGATGATCTCATTCTGAATAGCGACGAGCTTTCGATTCCGCACCCCGGCATGACCGAGCGTGCGTTCGTATTGGTACCTCTTGCCGAAATCGCGCCTGACCTTCTTCACCCCGTCGCCGGCAAGCGGGTGGCCGACCTCGCATCTTCGGTGGACGCCTCGGGAGTGAGGCGCCGCAGCGGCGGCTTGCTCGGTCGTTTGCGCAAGGACGTGCAGGAATCGCGTCCTGCAGTCGCGCTTGCGCTCAACCGCGCCGGCGTCACGGGCGTCCGCACGCTCGTCACGCTCGGTGAAGGCCATGGACGCCAACGAACGACGATCGCCGTGTTCGACATCTTCGCCGACCTCGACGCACTGCACAGCGGCGTCCATATGTCGCGTTTTTCACAAGATCTCGAGGATGCGCTCACCGAACTTTCGGTGGAAGACGCGCATGGCGTCGACGAACTGGCGCTGGCGCTTGCTGACCGGGTGGTGCAGAGCCAGCGCGCCGAGCGAGCGGAGGTTTTCGCGCGAGCAGAGGTCGCGTTGCCTCGAGTGACCCCGGCTAGCGGCCACCCGACGCACGAATTCTACACCGTCGTGGCGCGCGCCGTGGCCGCACCGGGCCACCGGCGCCGCCTGCTCGGCATTGAGGCTGAGGGGATCACCGCTTGTCCGTGCGCACAGGCGATGGTGGCCGACGACGCTACGGATCGCCTTTCGAAAGCCGGCTTGGACGGCGAGGATATCGCCAAGGTGCTTCGCATCATGCCCGTCGCCACGCACAATCAGCGGGGACGTGGGACGCTTTACGTCGGATCCGACCGCACGCCCGATATCGCGTCGCTGGTGGAGATCGTCGAACAATCGATGTCGTCGGAGACGTACGATTTGCTCAAGCGGCCGGACGAACTATTCGTCGTCAACAAGGCGCATTTCGCGCCACGTTTTGTCGAGGACGTGGTGCGCGAGATGCTGCGCTACGCCGCCGACGCATTCACCGACGTCGGCGATGACGGCTTCGTGTCCGCGCGTCAAGTGAACTACGAAAGCATTCACAAGCATGATGCGATGGCGGAGTCGTGCTCGACGTTCGGCGAACTGCGCCGCGAACTATCCGGCGAATCCGGCGTCCGCCACACCACGCTC